The following proteins are co-located in the Micromonospora viridifaciens genome:
- a CDS encoding ABC transporter ATP-binding protein, with product MPVIEVTNLHKRYGDLVAVDDVSFTVAAGEIFGVLGPNGAGKTTTVECLAGLRVPDGGGVSVLGLDPRRDATRLRQRLGVQLQESQLPDRLRVAEALELYASFYPEPADPARLIDELGLGDKRNTPYKKLSGGQKQRLSVALALVGNPEIAILDELTTGLDPQARRDVWGLIERIRDRGVTIVLVTHFMEEAERLCDRLAVIDSGRVVALDTPAGLVSRVAPTQRVRFRPSAPVDDRLLTDLPEVTSVARTGNQVVVTGTGELLHAVTAVLARNQIVAADLRLEQSTLDDAFVELTGHRPAD from the coding sequence ATGCCGGTCATCGAGGTGACAAATCTGCACAAGCGGTACGGCGATCTGGTGGCCGTGGACGACGTGTCGTTCACCGTGGCGGCCGGTGAGATCTTCGGCGTGCTCGGCCCGAACGGCGCCGGCAAGACCACCACGGTGGAGTGCCTGGCCGGGCTGCGCGTCCCCGACGGGGGCGGGGTGTCGGTCCTCGGGCTCGACCCCCGCCGGGACGCGACCCGGCTGCGGCAGCGGCTCGGCGTGCAACTGCAGGAAAGCCAGCTGCCGGACCGGCTCCGAGTGGCCGAGGCCCTGGAGCTCTACGCCTCGTTCTACCCGGAGCCGGCCGACCCGGCCCGGCTGATCGACGAGCTGGGCCTCGGCGACAAGCGGAACACCCCGTACAAGAAGCTCTCCGGCGGCCAGAAGCAGCGGCTCTCGGTCGCGCTGGCGCTGGTCGGCAACCCGGAGATCGCCATCCTGGACGAGCTCACCACCGGACTCGACCCGCAGGCCCGCCGGGACGTGTGGGGCCTGATCGAACGGATCCGGGACCGCGGGGTGACGATCGTGCTGGTCACCCACTTCATGGAGGAGGCCGAGCGGCTCTGCGACCGGCTGGCGGTGATCGACAGCGGCCGGGTCGTGGCCCTGGACACGCCGGCCGGCCTGGTCTCGCGGGTGGCACCCACGCAGCGGGTCCGGTTCCGGCCGTCCGCGCCGGTGGACGACCGGCTGCTCACCGACCTGCCCGAGGTGACCTCGGTGGCCCGCACCGGCAATCAGGTGGTGGTGACCGGCACGGGCGAGCTGCTGCACGCGGTCACCGCGGTGCTCGCCCGCAACCAGATCGTCGCCGCCGACCTGCGACTGGAGCAGTCCACTCTCGACGACGCCTTCGTCGAGCTGACCGGGCACCGGCCCGCCGACTGA